In one Brassica oleracea var. oleracea cultivar TO1000 chromosome C9, BOL, whole genome shotgun sequence genomic region, the following are encoded:
- the LOC106315825 gene encoding protein TIFY 9-like isoform X1 — translation MSKVTTELDFFGLEKKQTNNAPNKPKFKKLLDRRRSFREIQGAISKMDPEIIKSLLATGANPSETSTRSLSVPSTPKEDHQRILISPVHAPLTRPSTELVSGTVPMTIFYNGTVSVFQVSPNKAEDIMKVAMETSPKKDKSMEKHLSVIPPTTLRTKLFGQNIDGDLPIARRKSLQRFLEKRKERVVSTSPYFPTWA, via the exons ATGTCTAAGGTTACCACAGAGCTTGACTTCTTCGGTCTTGAGAAGAAGCAGACCAACAACGCTCCTAATAAGCCTAAGTTCAAGAAACTTCTTGACCGCCGTCGTAGTTTCCGAG AAATTCAAGGTGCGATTTCTAAGATGGATCCGGAGATTATCAAATCGCTGTTAGCCACTGGTGCTAACCCTTCCGAAACCTCGACCAGATCTCTATCGGTTCCATCTACTCCAAAGGAAGATCATCAACGGATCCTGATTTCTCCGGTCCATGCCCCTCTCACCAG GCCCAGTACAGAACTTGTCTCTGGAACTGTACCTATGACAATTTTCTACAATGGGACCGTCTCAGTTTTCCAAGTGTCTCCTAACAAGGCTGAGGATATTATGAAGGTGGCCATGGAAACATCACCAAAGAAAGACAAATCTATGGAGAAACATCTCTCGGTAATTCCTCCGACCACCTTAAGAACAAAGCTCTTTGGCCAGAATATAGATGGAG ATCTTCCCATCGCAAGGAGGAAGTCACTGCAAAGGTTTCTTGAGAAGCGCAAGGAGAG AGTAGTATCAACATCTCCTTACTTTCCGACATGGGCCTAA
- the LOC106315825 gene encoding protein TIFY 9-like isoform X4 yields the protein MSKVTTELDFFGLEKKQTNNAPNKPKFKKLLDRRRSFREIQGAISKMDPEIIKSLLATGANPSETSTRSLSVPSTPKEDHQRILISPVHAPLTRPSTELVSGTVPMTIFYNGTVSVFQVSPNKAEDIMKVAMETSPKKDKSMEKHLSIFPSQGGSHCKGFLRSARRE from the exons ATGTCTAAGGTTACCACAGAGCTTGACTTCTTCGGTCTTGAGAAGAAGCAGACCAACAACGCTCCTAATAAGCCTAAGTTCAAGAAACTTCTTGACCGCCGTCGTAGTTTCCGAG AAATTCAAGGTGCGATTTCTAAGATGGATCCGGAGATTATCAAATCGCTGTTAGCCACTGGTGCTAACCCTTCCGAAACCTCGACCAGATCTCTATCGGTTCCATCTACTCCAAAGGAAGATCATCAACGGATCCTGATTTCTCCGGTCCATGCCCCTCTCACCAG GCCCAGTACAGAACTTGTCTCTGGAACTGTACCTATGACAATTTTCTACAATGGGACCGTCTCAGTTTTCCAAGTGTCTCCTAACAAGGCTGAGGATATTATGAAGGTGGCCATGGAAACATCACCAAAGAAAGACAAATCTATGGAGAAACATCTCTCG ATCTTCCCATCGCAAGGAGGAAGTCACTGCAAAGGTTTCTTGAGAAGCGCAAGGAGAG AGTAG
- the LOC106315825 gene encoding protein TIFY 9-like isoform X3 gives MSKVTTELDFFGLEKKQTNNAPNKPKFKKLLDRRRSFREIQGAISKMDPEIIKSLLATGANPSETSTRSLSVPSTPKEDHQRILISPVHAPLTRPSTELVSGTVPMTIFYNGTVSVFQVSPNKAEDIMKVAMETSPKKDKSMEKHLSIFPSQGGSHCKGFLRSARRGNCTPTIQDINPKTK, from the exons ATGTCTAAGGTTACCACAGAGCTTGACTTCTTCGGTCTTGAGAAGAAGCAGACCAACAACGCTCCTAATAAGCCTAAGTTCAAGAAACTTCTTGACCGCCGTCGTAGTTTCCGAG AAATTCAAGGTGCGATTTCTAAGATGGATCCGGAGATTATCAAATCGCTGTTAGCCACTGGTGCTAACCCTTCCGAAACCTCGACCAGATCTCTATCGGTTCCATCTACTCCAAAGGAAGATCATCAACGGATCCTGATTTCTCCGGTCCATGCCCCTCTCACCAG GCCCAGTACAGAACTTGTCTCTGGAACTGTACCTATGACAATTTTCTACAATGGGACCGTCTCAGTTTTCCAAGTGTCTCCTAACAAGGCTGAGGATATTATGAAGGTGGCCATGGAAACATCACCAAAGAAAGACAAATCTATGGAGAAACATCTCTCG ATCTTCCCATCGCAAGGAGGAAGTCACTGCAAAGGTTTCTTGAGAAGCGCAAGGAGAGGTAATTGTACTCCTACCATCCAAGATATTAACCCAAAAACAAAATAA
- the LOC106315825 gene encoding protein TIFY 9-like isoform X2 has product MSKVTTELDFFGLEKKQTNNAPNKPKFKKLLDRRRSFREIQGAISKMDPEIIKSLLATGANPSETSTRSLSVPSTPKEDHQRILISPVHAPLTRPSTELVSGTVPMTIFYNGTVSVFQVSPNKAEDIMKVAMETSPKKDKSMEKHLSVIPPTTLRTKLFGQNIDGDLPIARRKSLQRFLEKRKER; this is encoded by the exons ATGTCTAAGGTTACCACAGAGCTTGACTTCTTCGGTCTTGAGAAGAAGCAGACCAACAACGCTCCTAATAAGCCTAAGTTCAAGAAACTTCTTGACCGCCGTCGTAGTTTCCGAG AAATTCAAGGTGCGATTTCTAAGATGGATCCGGAGATTATCAAATCGCTGTTAGCCACTGGTGCTAACCCTTCCGAAACCTCGACCAGATCTCTATCGGTTCCATCTACTCCAAAGGAAGATCATCAACGGATCCTGATTTCTCCGGTCCATGCCCCTCTCACCAG GCCCAGTACAGAACTTGTCTCTGGAACTGTACCTATGACAATTTTCTACAATGGGACCGTCTCAGTTTTCCAAGTGTCTCCTAACAAGGCTGAGGATATTATGAAGGTGGCCATGGAAACATCACCAAAGAAAGACAAATCTATGGAGAAACATCTCTCGGTAATTCCTCCGACCACCTTAAGAACAAAGCTCTTTGGCCAGAATATAGATGGAG ATCTTCCCATCGCAAGGAGGAAGTCACTGCAAAGGTTTCTTGAGAAGCGCAAGGAGAGGTAA
- the LOC106313796 gene encoding uncharacterized protein LOC106313796, which yields MASPLLGPPELQDSNSPLPASGPSDPFMDLMVSNFNKSTKVNVSPSPPMGLTENRAATYLSAGNPCLDFFFHVVPSTPKESIEQRLSTAWSHDALTTLKLICNLRGVRGTGKSDKEGFYTAALWLHGCHPKTLACNLDSLSKFGYFKDFPEILYRILQGFEIRRVQKSEWQQRKGRRSGPRSGGGGRGRARAPFYIDLSRSSHKGRGRKKPAATREMRIANAEKRNQEEKAKASLDRKLEKISMGKKAFTRYSQDPDYRFLHERVSDLFADYLKKDLEFLTSGETNKISLAAKWCPSLDSSFDKATLLCESIARRIFPRESFPEYEGVEEAHYAYRVRDRLRKQVLVPLRKTLQLPEVYMGAKEWGSLPYNRVASVAMKSYKEIFLNHDAERFQKYLQDAREGKTKIAAGAVLPHEIIGELEGGDGGQVAELQWKRMVDDLKKKGSLTSCIAISDVSGSMAGDPMEVSVALGLLISELTEEPWRGKMITFSGDPELQVVEGDDLRAKTRFVRRMKWGMNTDFQKVFDLILKVAVDGKLKPEEMIKRVFVFSDMEFDQAASSSSVSCYGTRQTYNTRDANTWETDYEAIARKYREAGYGDVVPEIVFWNLRDSRSTPVNGSKKGVALVSGFSKNLIKMFLDNDGGIDPMAIMEAAISKEEYSKLVVVD from the coding sequence ATGGCTTCACCTTTGCTTGGTCCACCGGAGCTTCAAGACTCCAACTCTCCCCTCCCAGCCTCTGGTCCCAGCGATCCATTCATGGACTTAATGGTCTCAAACTTCAACAAGTCAACCAAAGTCAACGTCTCCCCTTCTCCTCCCATGGGCTTAACCGAGAACAGAGCCGCGACCTACCTATCCGCAGGTAACCCTTGCCTCGACTTCTTCTTCCACGTCGTTCCCAGCACGCCCAAGGAATCGATAGAGCAGAGACTCTCCACGGCTTGGAGCCACGACGCTTTGACCACTCTCAAGCTTATCTGCAACCTTCGCGGAGTCCGCGGTACCGGAAAGTCAGACAAGGAAGGGTTTTACACGGCGGCGCTGTGGCTACACGGTTGCCACCCCAAAACCCTAGCGTGCAACCTCGACTCTTTATCCAAGTTTGGATACTTTAAAGACTTTCCGGAGATTCTTTATAGGATCCTGCAAGGGTTTGAGATCCGTAGGGTCCAGAAGTCGGAATGGCAACAGAGGAAAGGTCGTCGTTCTGGGCCCCGATCTGGAGGTGGAGGTAGAGGTAGAGCAAGAGCTCCTTTCTATATTGATTTGTCGAGATCCTCTCATAAAGGTCGTGGACGTAAGAAGCCGGCGGCGACGAGGGAGATGAGGATAGCAAATGCTGAGAAGAGGAACCAAGAAGAGAAGGCGAAAGCTAGCTTGGACCGCAAGCTTGAGAAGATATCAATGGGGAAGAAAGCTTTCACCAGATACTCTCAAGATCCAGACTACCGTTTCCTCCACGAACGCGTCTCCGATCTATTCGCTGATTACTTGAAGAAAGATCTCGAGTTCTTGACGTCTGGAGAAACGAACAAGATCTCTTTAGCGGCTAAGTGGTGTCCTTCCCTCGACTCTTCGTTCGACAAAGCGACACTTCTCTGCGAGAGCATCGCCAGAAGAATATTCCCTCGTGAGTCTTTCCCAGAGTACGAAGGCGTGGAGGAAGCTCACTACGCTTACAGAGTGCGTGATCGCTTAAGGAAGCAAGTCCTCGTCCCTTTACGAAAGACTCTGCAGCTCCCAGAGGTTTACATGGGAGCTAAAGAATGGGGCTCTCTCCCTTACAACAGAGTAGCATCCGTGGCGATGAAGTCTTACAAGGAGATATTCTTAAACCACGACGCGGAGAGGTTTCAGAAGTATCTCCAAGACGCGAGAGAAGGGAAGACAAAGATCGCCGCCGGCGCCGTGTTACCTCACGAGATCATCGGCGAGCTGGAAGGAGGAGACGGCGGACAAGTCGCCGAGCTACAGTGGAAACGAATGGTGGACGATCTGAAGAAGAAAGGCTCCTTAACGAGCTGCATCGCGATCTCCGACGTCTCGGGGTCCATGGCCGGCGATCCAATGGAGGTTTCCGTCGCGCTGGGGCTTCTCATCTCGGAGCTGACTGAGGAGCCGTGGAGAGGGAAGATGATAACGTTCAGCGGCGATCCCGAGCTTCAGGTCGTGGAGGGAGACGATCTGAGGGCGAAGACGAGGTTCGTGAGGAGGATGAAGTGGGGGATGAACACTGATTTTCAGAAGGTGTTTGATCTGATTCTGAAAGTTGCCGTCGATGGGAAGCTGAAGCCGGAGGAAATGATCAAGAGGGTGTTCGTGTTCAGCGACATGGAGTTCGACCAAGCCGCGTCCTCGTCTTCGGTGTCTTGTTATGGTACGAGGCAAACGTATAATACAAGAGATGCGAACACGTGGGAGACGGACTACGAGGCGATTGCTAGAAAGTATAGGGAGGCAGGGTACGGGGACGTTGTGCCGGAGATAGTGTTTTGGAACCTGAGGGACTCGAGATCGACCCCGGTGAATGGGAGCAAGAAGGGAGTGGCGTTGGTGAGTGGGTTTTCGAAGAATCTGATCAAGATGTTTTTGGATAATGATGGAGGTATCGATCCCATGGCTATCATGGAGGCTGCTATATCAAAGGAAGAGTATAGCAAGCTTGTCGTTGTTGATTGA
- the LOC106315731 gene encoding uncharacterized protein LOC106315731 — MPKEGEPVIGVPYYAGQNPYQAGMVPPNAIYGDPMGAPIQQTFYRDTPAPFNCLYCGNTGLTHIRSKPGVAAVVACMTPFMLGFCFLCPSMDCLWNKQHHCPQCGNKVADFEKSDPCLVIDPPQWTQSSFALPA, encoded by the exons ATGCCGAAAGAGGGAGAACCGGTGATCGGAGTTCCTTATTACGCGGGGCAGAACCCGTACCAGGCGGGGATGGTGCCGCCGAACGCTATCTATGGAGATCCGATGGGAGCTCCGATCCAGCAAACGTTTTATCGGGACACTCCTGCTCCTTTCAATTGCCTCTATTGCGGCAATACTGGTCTCACCCATATCAG ATCAAAACCGGGTGTAGCTGCTGTTGTTGCTTGCATGACTCCCTTTATGCTTGGATTCTGTTTTCTCTGCCCTTCAATGGATTGCCTCTGGAACAAACAGCATCACTGCCCTCAGTGTGGGAATAAG GTTGCTGACTTTGAGAAATCAGATCCCTGCCTGGTGATCGATCCGCCACAGTGGACGCAATCGAGCTTTGCACTCCCTGCTTGA
- the LOC106315603 gene encoding NAC domain-containing protein 83, with protein sequence MFPSSYTAHCLPPPPPSVIYLSTLFGTMDKVKLVKNGVIRLPPGFRFHPTDEELVVQYLKRKVLSSPLPASIIPDFDVCRADPWDLPGNIEKERYFFSTREAKYPNGNRSNRATGSGYWKATGIDKRVVTSRGNQIVGLKKTLVFYKGKPPHGLRTDWIMHEYRLSSSPLSSMGPTQNWVLCRIFLKKRAGNKSDEDDGDNRNIRYDNDQIEIVTTNQTEDKTKPIFFDFMRKERTTDLNLLPSSSSSDHASSGLTTEIFSSDEETSSCNSFRRNL encoded by the exons ATGTTTCCCTCTTCCTACACCGCACACTGTCTTCCTCCTCCACCTCCTTCTGTGATTTATCTCTCCACTTTGTTTGGAACTATGGATAAGGTTAAACTTGTAAAGAATGGTGTTATAAGATTACCACCTGGATTCAGATTTCATCCCACTGATGAGGAACTTGTGGTTCAGTATCTCAAGAGAAAAGTCTTGTCTTCTCCATTACCAGCTTCCATCATTCCTGACTTTGATGTTTGCAGAGCTGATCCTTGGGACTTGCCTG GCAATATAGAGAAGGAGAGGTACTTCTTCAGCACAAGGGAAGCCAAGTACCCAAATGGGAACCGGTCTAACCGAGCAACCGGTTCGGGTTATTGGAAAGCTACCGGTATTGATAAACGGGTTGTTACCTCTAGAGGAAATCAAATCGTTGGTTTGAAGAAAACACTCGTTTTCTACAAAGGCAAACCACCCCATGGCTTAAGAACCGATTGGATCATGCACGAATATCGTCTCTCTTCCTCTCCTCTG AGTTCAATGGGTCCTACTCAGAACTGGGTTCTTTGTCGTATCTTCCTTAAAAAGAGAGCCGGTAACAAGAGCGACGAGGACGACGGAGATAACCGGAACATTAGATATGATAATGACCAAATTGAAATAGTTACAACAAACCAAACCGAAGATAAAACTAAACCAATCTTCTTCGATTTCATGAGAAAAGAAAGGACCACGGACTTGAACCTTTTGCCAAGCTCTTCTTCTTCCGACCACGCTTCAAGTGGACTCACGACGGAGATATTCTCTTCTGATGAAGAGACCAGTAGTTGCAATAGTTTCAGAAGAAATCTTTAA